TCCCCCAGTGGAAACAAATGCCACACCGGGCTGCATGCGGGTTACCATTTGACATTGCTTGCGACAACCAATCACGTCAATATTTACGTGAgcataaaaaagttttccCTGAGACAAGCTAGAGAGTTTCCTTCactgttttttctctttgttttctcgCTCCAATTTTCACCTCTGCAAAGATGAAGAGATTGAGAAAAAATAACGACTCGGGAAAGCCGatagtgaaaaaaaagaaaggttatgtttgtttttcccCGGCTTATTCATCACAGTTGTACGAACATATAGAAGATTTTCTCGGTGACTCTCACGAAACATGGCTCTTAACGCCGAACAGCTGGCTGCGCTAAAGTTTGTAGCAGATGGTCATAACATTTTCATAACTGGTAAGGCTGGTGTTGGAAAGTCGAGGCCTGTAACAAGTATTTTGAGCGACTGCGAATCGTGGAATATGAAGGTTGCTGTTGTATGTTCAAGCAGAATAGCGTGTTCTGTGGATGGCAGGGGTACTGTGTATACAGTACACTCGTTCTACGGACTTGGAACTGCAGAAATACCAGCAAATATGATCTTGGAACGTTCTACGGCTATTGCAAGCCTCATAAACAAAATTCGAAATGTAGATATCATCATATGGGATGAAGCCAGCATGTCCAGCTCAAGAATTCTGGAACTTGTGAATTTACTGCATCAAAGTCTTGCCGTGGATTCTTGACGTGGAtgcaaacaacatgaaaccATTTGCCGGAAAACAAATTGTCTTGGTTGGAGAATTCCTACAGCTTAGGCCCGTCCCAAACAGATTTGACGAAGGTTCATTTATGTTCAACTCGCATGCTTTTGGTGCTGCAATTTCTCATTGAACTTTGTCCTACGGCTACATTGAACTTTGTCACCTAAAGATCCTCGGGGGACACCTTGAATATAAGTTATCTTTTCAAGAACACATAAGTGAGATATTAAAGAAAGTATTTGCTAACATACCTGCACTCCGTCATCTTAAACGCCTAGTGCCTTCCAGTACACTGCTAGTTTTATATAGGAGTTTTGTTTTATCACATTTTGAGTATTGTAATTCTCTACTAATCGGCATCGGAAAAACTCTTCATAAGAAGTTAGAAGATGCAAACCACTATGGCCTTGGAACAATAATGAACTTGGGGAGAAGCATTAACTACGAATCAACTCTTAGAATAGCAGATATAAACACACTGGAACATAGACACATTGAACAGTCGCTAACAATATTTTATAAATGCTACAAAGAGAACGGCCCAAGTTATCTAGCCGACCTCTTCGAAAACCCCAAATTACTCCTTACAACCTAAGAAACACTGGCCTTAATGTAACTAAAAATTCCTGCAACAGCAAATTCCGTCACAATTCGTATTCATTTGTCATCTGTCGTATCTGGAACAAACTACCACTTTCTGTTAAAACCGCTCCTAACTTACCGTCTTTtagaagaaaactgaaaactcTTATCTTTACCGGCTGCCAATGTAAAAGCTGTCTATAATCTTTCGTTTCACCTCCGCgtataccgtatttactcgtgtataagtcgacctcgtgtataagtcgaccccccattttcaagttcaaaaatcaaatttctcACCATTTCGGGGAAAACACATGAAATTCACACcaatagaaatttcccaaaacgtcAATCTTTTCTTCCTGAGAATGTACTGAAAACAcggtgaattaagaaaagcagaggTTTAATCATATGCAGTGAAATTTATCAAGATCACAGTTTACGCACATACAACCGCTTCTATTTACTAGAGAAGTATGTTATGACATTTGGGAGTAAATTGCATTGCATTTAGCTACCCTTGATCTCgatgttgagtttaaaaggagatttaGATAAGAAGACCAAAGGAACGCTGAAGAGCTTCGAAAGATCGCTAGGTGAAAACACCACCATCTTGGAAAACCTGGTAACCAAACTAGGAATTTGAGGAGTACTGGAAACTAAGCATTTGCCGGGTCACTAAGCTACAGTAATCGTTCGATGAAAACGAAAGTTCAGCGCCGTAAAAAGCAGCGAATCTCTAAGAGAAATATCTCTTACACGGATCAAAAGACACAATAGGGATAATTTCCAGTTGGTCTGCATTTAaaccatttaacatttattatttcatacttttttgttgacgaaGAATGCGCCGAAAACTGATAAAAATCTACTGCAATTAGAACTGGTTTTCCTGATGCACTTCAGGCAGttgttatgctaatttctCGGACTGCTTGCTCAAGTCTTTGTGTATGACTCGTATGTAAGTCGAGGGCAATTTTTTGGtcgtaaaaggtcgacttatacacgagtaaatacggtacgTAGCTTCCGTTTAAATTATGTATTTGTAAATAGTTCAACGTGATAATCTGTGATTTAGTTTTAGGAATTTTTAGACTTTGTTACATATTTTAAGTCAGTCACTTTTATCATGAGCCCCCAGCTCCGGAGACTTGGCGACCACTCCCCGTGTACCTGacggtaaataaattatacttACACTTACACCAGCTTGTCCAGAGAACTTCATCTAgatcaaaataaagttgcaaCGCATATATTCTTTAGAAAGGCCCCAACCAAACTtaactttgctttttttttcactatcGGCTTTCCCAAGTCGTTGTTATTTTCTCTCAATCTCTTCATCTTTGCAGAGGTGAAAATCACAGcgagaaaacaaagagaaaaaacagtGAAGGAAACTCTCTACCTTGTCTCAGGGAAAACTTTTCTATGCTCTATGCGTGCAGCCCAATGTGGCATTCGTTTCCACTGGGGGAGGGCAGGATTTTTTGGTGTGTTGCAGGCACGTGATAATTTCgactgaaccaatcagagcagcTGACgaaattcaagattttggtcgCTCAATTCCTCGATAGGCGCACAACCATGGTCACGGATAAAAAGATTGCTAAACAGTTGAACTTTTCTcagattttcttgttcttcacAACTCTTGCCAGTGCTAAATAACATGTATGTGGAGGGAATATCATTGGGTAATAAATTGACACAAAGCAAAAGTGAACAACATATTTGGGGTAGGGAAAGTTTATTGTGAGAGAAAGACggtcagtttttcaacttaacttaatttttaactCTTTTCACCATTAAACTCTCTTACTAGATAATATATAGATCACGTTGTGAGCTTGGGGCACCTGTGGACAGAATGTATTCCTCTAGTTTACTCTATCATCCAGGATACTGGATTGTATGAAGAGATTGGAAAAAGGTGTATGTGGATTAATGGCGTTCATACAGGAGGATTTGTCTACCTACAGGCAGCGTAAATTAGAGCCGGAATCAGTCGAGGCAATATGTTTAGATGTTATGGATTTTAGAAACTGCTGCTTCAGCGTCTGTGCATGTTACAGATCCGAAATAGTCAATAAGCCTGCAGAATTTAGATCGTTGCTGAATACAACTTGGACATGCTTGTTAACGAAGATGAAGGAAGAATGGAAAACA
This portion of the Acropora palmata chromosome 13, jaAcrPala1.3, whole genome shotgun sequence genome encodes:
- the LOC141863158 gene encoding ATP-dependent DNA helicase pif1-like, translated to MALNAEQLAALKFVADGHNIFITGKAGVGKSRPVTSILSDCESWNMKVAVVCSSRIACSVDGRGTVYTVHSFYGLGTAEIPANMILERSTAIASLINKIRNVDIIIWDEASMSSSRILELVNLLHQSLAVDS